The sequence CTTTATCCTTTGGAAGCTTCCCTTTAAGCAGCTTTAGCTGCTCATTTATATCAGCCCCGGGAGAAGGCTTTAGATCCTCGGTTTCTTCATCCTTCGTTTCCGCCTTCACTTCTTTTACACTTTCAATGAGTGAGCGAAGAAGGGATATGGAGTTGTCGACGGCTCCTTCTTTCGTGGTATAGACATTCGCTACTTCAGCCTTTGCTTCTTCCCTCTTCTTCTCAGTAGCCTCATCATCAACGAATTTCTTAGGAGCCCTTATCGTTGTAGGAGCTTCTTCATACAAATTGATATCCAGGGTTTTTGGTTTTACGTTTCCATATAAAACCCCAAAAACAATAATACCAAGTAACACAAATAAGAGATTGGTAAAGAGTCGGTAGCTAAGAATGCTCCTTATTTTGAGTAAAAATGGGTGCGTTTGCATAAAGAACCCCCTGTTATGTAAGTACAATTTCAACCAGTTCAAGGTAAAGAGCTTACAAAAAAAGCACGAGTAAAAAATAATCCATCAATTATGTAAAATGATAACAGTTTTTTACTTAATTATCTATGTTAAACCCTATAAAAAAGATTGATCCTGCATGTGTCATCTCTGTTCAAGGATGACACACTGGATCAATCTCTTTATCGTATTACTTTTCTATTGTTTCATACGCATCGATTATTTTAGCGACCAATGGGTGACGAACCACATCCGCTTGATCAAGATAAATAAACGATACTCCTTTTACATCCTTTAATATTCTTTCAGAAGAAATTAATCCTGACTCGCTACCTCTTGGTAAATCCACTTGAGAGCGATCTCCAGTGATGATCATTTTCGAATCAAAGCCAAGTCTGGTTAAAAACATTTTCATTTGTGCTTTCGTTGTATTTTGGGCCTCATCCAATATGACAAACGCATCATCCAGTGTACGACCCCTCATATATGCCAGAGGAGCGATTTCAATGGTTCCTCTTTCAATCAATCGAGCTGTATGCTCGGCCCCCAGTACATCATGCAAGGCGTCATATAGGGGACGCAGATAAGGATCTACCTTTTCCTTTAAGTCACCTGGAAGGAAGCCCAGGCTCTCTCCTGCTTCAACAGCAGGGCGTGTAAGGATAATTTTTTTAACCTGCCCGTTTTTTAACGCATGTACTGCCATTACAACAGCCAGATAGGTTTTCCCCGTACCTGCAGGACCAATCCCAAACACCATATCGTGTTTCTTGATAGCGTGGATGTATTGGCGTTGCCCAAGAGTTTTCACCCTGATGGATTTACCTTTTGCATTTTTCGTAATTTCTTCATTGTACAAATCTGTAAAGTATTCAAGTGTGCCTTGTTTGCCCATTTCCAGTGCATAGTGAACATCTCTTTGGCCAATATTGATTCCTTTACGTATCACAGCTACGAGTCGATCTGAAACTTCAAGAGCGAGACTTACATCTTCTTCCTTACCTGAAACCAGCAATTCTTCGCCTCTTGTTACGATGGAAACGTGTAATTCCTGTTCTATTAATTTAAGGTGAGAATCTGAAACACCAAACAATGCGATGGCTTCGTTGGGGTTTTCAAGTTGTAATTTCATTAAGATTTCATCTGACATTCGTTAGTCTCCTTGAATAATTGGTTGTCCTACTGCAATGTTTTCTAATACTTTGAAGTGAATTGTTACCCTAACTTTACCATTCTCAACCTTTTCTTGCAAAATTTTTTCACCTGTGACTTCTGCATCCTCAGGGAGGCTGGATTCCAAATTACTTTTGGCCAGCTTCTTAGCAGCATCAATGGCTTCTGATTTTGTATACGTTCTCTCTACATCTTCTTTCTCTTTAAAGCTTTTATCAATATAATATATAGGCAGCTCCCATTTAAGAAAACGAAGGTTCTTTTTGTTCTCTTCCACGATGGACTCTTTGTACTCAACCTTGCCAAATCCCCAAATCGGAATATTGAAAGAACCGACTCCGACATAATGTTTTCTTTTTTCATTACCGCTAAAAACCACAAATCGGGATTTCAATGGAAGATCCACGTTTGATTTATACCATGTTTCCCCCAGGATTTTCGCCTTGGCCGAAACCCCTTTAGGATCTTTTTCATTCCCGATCAAACCCGATACGAGGAGCTGACCTTTGTTTACATAGTCATTGACGTTCACCTGGGGGTCTCCTTCTTCTACAAACATTTGAGTGATGATTGCTTTCTTCTTGGCTACAATATGCTGCAGACCAGATGATTCAGATGGTTCAGGGGCATTCTTCTCAACCACTTGGAAGTGAAAGGTTGTCCCTTGCAATTCCACCCCCACCCATGTAATATTGTTCATCCTGTAGGATAGCTCCCGTTGGATATTTTCCACATCCGGCAGGGAGAATTGCAGCTTTCCTTTCGACACTCCCATTTCTTCCAGCTCTTTTCTTATACTGTGCTCCGTTTGGGGTGATGCTCCTTTAATTTGAATGTCCCAAACCATATTGGAAAGCAGGAACACAATGACGAAGAAAGCAAGTCCACCTATCATGAACCCTGAGTTCTTCAGGGAACGCTTAAACAGAAATGGAACTCCCTGACCTCTTAGAAATGTCACTTTACACTCGGATGTCCGTACCGCTCTTCGGAAGTTATGTACATCTTCTAAAGATAAGTAAAAGGTGATGGTCTCCGTTCCAGCCCTCTTCACATTCCAAATCGTGATACCCGCCCGGAGCAATTGATTAATAACCCTCTCAATTAATCTGCCTTCCATTTTTACAAATACCTTTCCTCTCAAAAAGGTAAACCACTGGTTCTTCAAATCGGTCCCCCCTATTGTTCTAAATAGATCACTTCTACGATCTTCCCCTGAAGAAGAATTTCTTCAGGAAGAATCATCTTGATGACAAATTGCTCACCTTTTATTAAAAGTTGACCTTGTTTTAGCAGAAGCCGCACCTCTCGATCTGTGAACGTCAGCAGACCGCGATGGTTTTCTATATAGATATGAATTTGTCCAATCATTGTGACGCGAGGAAGGTCCATCATGACATCTTCAGGTAAATCCATCTTCTGTGTCATCCACTTACGCATTTGTTGTAAAAAGCTTTTCGCCATAAAAAAAGAACCCCCTTTCATCTCATATTTATGAAATGAAAAGGGGTTTCATCACTCTTATTTTTGATGATGGCGTTTTTTTGATCTCGGAGGTCCAAATACCTCTGAGAAGATAAATCCTTTTACGATATCATCTTCATTTTTGAAATCGATGTTGAGAGTTGACCTTTTCTCCCTTATTTTCTTTGCCCTTGTTTGATGAGCTTCCAGTCGGCGGGAATACCGCTCTTCTTTCTTTTGCAAGTCTGCATACGTTGATTCTGCTTCCTTCTTCTTTTCTTCAAAACGGGTTTGAATGGAAGAGGCTGCGTCTTTCAATGGTTCTTTGTATTCTCTTGGCACTCTGCTGCGTGCCGGTCTCTCTCTCTCCCTTTCTCTTCCTCTTTCATAAGGTTCGGAAGGAGGGGGAGACGCCGTTTGAATCGGTTTTTGCCTTACTGGTTTAGTAGAAGGCGACTCTTTCACTTTATTGAAAATCGACGTGATGAGCCCGATCAGTATGGCTATGATTAAAGGTTCCATGGAGAAAACTCCTTTCTCACAAGGGGAAATTACTTATCTTTAGAATTTTTCGGATCATTTTTATCCCCGGTTAGTTTCCCGATCGAGTCTCTCATATCCGTATCAGCGTCGATGTTCTTTAAGTTCATATAGTCCATCACTCCGATATTGCCTGATCTTAGTGCTTCAGCCATGGCAAGAGGTACTTCTGCTTCCGCTTCCACAACCTTCGCTCTCATTTCTTCTACTCTTGCTTTCATTTCCTGCTCATTGGCAACGGCCATTGCTCTTCTTTCTTCCGCTTTCGCTTGTGCAATGTTTTTATCAGCTTCTGCTTGCTCTGTTTGCAGTTCTGCTCCGATATTCTTGCCGATATCAACGTCCGCGATATCAATCGAGAGAATTTCGAATGCCGTACCTGCATCCAGTCCTTTTGAAAGGACCGTTTGAGAAATCAGATCTGGATTTTCCAACACCTTCTTGTGATTATCGGATGAACCGATTGTTGATACAATCCCTTCCCCTACACGGGCAACGATCGTCTCTTCCCCGGCACCCCCGACAAGGCGGTCAATATTTGCACGAACCGTAATACGCGCTTTGGCTTTCACTTCTATTCCATCCATTGCAACACCGGCAATAAACGGTGTTTCGATCACTTTAGGGTTAACGCTCATTTGAACCGCTTCAAGTACGTCACGACCAGCAAGGTCAATCGCCGCACAACGCTCAAAGGTTAGTTCAATATTCGCACGATGAGCCGCAATCAGTGCATTAACCACTCTGTCTACGTTACCACCAGCTAAATAGTGACTCTCCAGCTGATTGATCGTTACCGTGATTCCAGCTTTATGGGCTTTAATTAATGGATTGATCACACGACTCGGGATAACACGTCTCAACCTCATCCCCACTAGTGTGAAAATACTGATTCTTACTCCTGCTGCGATTGCAGAAATCCACAGCATGACTGGAACAAATGTAAATAAAACAGCTAAAACGATGATGCCCACCACGATCGCAACGAGCAGTAAAATCGTACTTGGTCCTATTACCATATCTTTTTACCTCCTAAAGTATTATGAAATGTCTCTTACAACAATCCTTGAACCTTCTACCTTCACTATCTTAACCTTTTCGCCTGCTTTGATAAAGCCGCCTTCTGTCACAGCATCGATTCTTTCATCATCCACGATCACGGTTCCAGATGGTCTTAAAGGAGTTTTGGTTACACCTTCTTTACCGATCAGCTCTAATCGATTGATGTTTGATACATATCCACTTTCTGTGCTTGTTGAATCTTTTAAAATGATTTTGTTAAATAATTTCATTTTTTTACCAAACACCTTTACAAATATAATCATTGTCACAACGGCAATAAGAATAGCGATAAGAAGAGAAATTCCCATTTGCACTACATCGCCCCCTGCCAGCATGATACTTGCGAGAATCGCCCCGATGCCAAGTCCGCCTGCAATGCCCCCCGGGAGGAAAAATTCCGCAACGATAAGGGCGATTCCAATGATAAAGAGGATGATGGTTTCGTAACCGGCAAGTCCTGCCACTAAGTGGCCATAAAAGAATAATAGAAGAGAAATCAACCCGATTGAACCGGCAATTCCAAAGCCTGGTGAATACAGTTCAACAATCAACCCAAGGCTCGCCAACGAAAGAAGGATTGGTACAACGACCGGATTTGTAATAAATCGGGCCAACTTCTCTGCAAAGGTCTCTTCGACATTTACAACCGAAGATTTATTGACACCAAGGGTTTCATATAATTCATCCAGATTTGCAACGGTTCCTTCAGAGTAGCCGACTTGCTTGGCTTCTTTTGAACCGAGAGTCAGCAGCTCTCCTTTTTCAATCCCCAATTCTTCGATCACTACCGATTCATCGGCCATGGCTAAAGCATATTGAGGATCTCTCCCATTTGATTCGGCGGCACTCTTCATGGCAGAAAGCCAGTAACTCTGAGCTTTCTTATCCGCTGCATTTCCCGCCTGATCAATCACGGCCGCAGAACCGATTTGAGCATTCGGAACCATATAGATCTCATCTGCATGAAGGGATATGAAGGCACCTGCCGATAAAGCATGATTATTCACAAAGGAAACCGTCTTTGTCTCCACGCCATCAAGGAGCTGACCAATATCACCCGCTGCCGTTACCAGACCACCGGGCGTATCAATATTAAATATAATAAGTTCAGCATTGTTTTCTTCTGCATCACTTATCGCCCTCTCCAAAAATGCATGAAGGCCTTTCTCGACTTCTTTGTGAATAGGAATAACGTATACTTTTTTTGTATTCTCAGCAGAGCTTAACAAGGGCTGTAAGAAACTAAACCCGAGAATCATCATGAAAAATATAAGTAGACCTCTTTTCAACGCAACCCCCTCGTTTCAGGTAATATTCCTTGATACTCTATGTACGTATGACCTATTAATATAGTTTCAACTTTTTTAAAAATATTATGTTATTGGGGCGGAAATTATTAATATAGTAAAAAAATTGAAAAATGTGGGTGGTTTTTGATGGGTTGACCTTAGATACGACTCGTTTGGGACTTTTCATTATGGTTTTTAGACACTTTATTATCGACTTTGGTCCTTTTATTATCGACTTTATCCATTTTATTATCAACTTTCGCATCCTTATTTTCAACCCTTATCGCTCCGGTATGAATATCCATTCAACAATAATAAAAAAACCGGAAAGCATCAAGGCTTCCCGGTTTTTCTAATCTTATGATAAATGTTGAAGAACAAGTTTGTTGACGAGAGCTCCATCGGCTTTCCCTTTTAATTTAGGCATGATTGCTCCCATCACTTTGCCCATGTCGGCTTTAGAAGTAGCACCTACCTCCGCTACTGTTTCTTGAACAATAGCAGAGACTTCTTCTTCTGAAAGCTGCTTCGGCATATATATTTCGACGTAAGTCAGTTCTGTTTGAATTTTTTCAACGAGGTCTTCGCGACCAGCGTTTTGAAATTCCTGGAGGGAGTCTTTCCGTTGCTTCACTTCTCGAGAAAGGACAGTCAACTCTTCGTCTTCAGAGAGTTCCTGATTCCCATGTTTAATCGCTTCATTTTGAAGTGAAGCTTTAAGCATACGAATAACAGAAAGCTTCTCTTTTTCTTTATTTTTCATCGCTTGTTTCATATCATCATTTAAACGATTGAGAAGACTCATACTTACACCCTCTCTTAGAACTTACGCTTTCTTGCAGCTTCTGATTTCTTTTTGCGTTTTACGCTTGGCTTTTCATAAAATTCGCGCTTTCTAAACTCTTGTAAAGTTCCTGTTTTAGAAACTGAGCGTTTGAAGCGACGAAGAGCATCTTCAAGCGATTCGTTTTTACGAACAACTGTTTTTGACATCTCTCTTTCCCTCCCTCCGAACACACTACACTTACATGTTAAAGTCAAGAAATGGTTTGTACCAATTTCTTCAGACGCAAGATGTAATCCCAGCGTCCTTTACTTCACCAATAGGTTATGGCTTTGCCCTTGGATCATTGTCACAAGGGGACAGAAAGTGTATGTCTTTCTTGGATGAATTCTTTATCTACATAAAGAAATCCATGTACTTTGCCATTATAATATATGATATGTAATAGGTCAACAATTTATCATAAAACACTCATATAATTAGGCATGTCTCACTCGTTCCTTCCATACATTTGTATTAAGCAGGCTGGTGTGTAGGAGGAATGAAATGATTTTACATGGAATCGCCTTTATTTTTTTTATCTTATGTTTTTTGCTTGGGATGACTTGGCTGCGGTCAGGACTTTTTAATATTGCGAATCAGAAGATAAAGAAATGGCTTCATTTTTTAACAAGCACTCCCACTAAGGGTGTTCTTACAGGAACGATTGTGACAGCCTTTATTCATAGCAGTTCTGCCGTTATGGTACTCACTGTGGGACTTGCTTCCTCTGGCTTGATACCGTTCAGACAGACCATTGGAATTATGCTCGGATCCAATATTGGAACAACGTTTACCCTTGAAATGTTCACACTGGATATGAATTATCTTATTGTCCCATCCATGATCATCGGATGCATCCTGTATTTCTTCCCCTCACCTTCCTTACGGAGTACGGGCATGATATTTATCGGGTTTGGATTGATCTTTACGTCGATCCGTGCGATCCAGTGGTTAGCTACTCCATTAACTTCTCACGAATCCTTGCGCACGTATATCACAGAAGTGAACGAGCATGTTGTCCTGGCACTCTTGATTGGTTGTATATTAACGGCGATCATTCAATCCAGTACCGTTGTGACAGGTGTGACGATGGGGTTTCTGGCTGCCGGCTCCATTGATCTTCATGCAGGAATCGCCATTATGCTCGGAGCAAATGTCGGTACGTGTATAACCGCCTTTATCGCAAGCATTGGTGGAGGTATCCAAGCAAAGCTGACGGCTTACGCTCACATATGGCTTAACGTTATCGGGGTCGCTCTTTTTATTCCTCTAATCCCATTACTCGGAACCGTGGTTCAATCTTTAGCGGGCTCTCCCGATTTACAATTAGCCCATGCCAGTGTCGTATTTAACATATTATGCTCGATCCTTGTTCTGCCGTTCACTAATCAATTTGCACGTTTCATTGAAAGAATTCACCATCCAAAAAAAAGCTGAACGAGGTATGATAACCTCGATCAGCTTTTTTTATTAATAGTCAGAGTCACTTGTTAAGCCTTGTACGATTTTCACACCAGAGCTCGCTCCCAGACGAGTAGCTCCAGCTTCAATCATCGCTTGTGCATCCTCAGCAGAGCGTACGCCACCTGAAGCTTTCACACCGATTTCAGGTCC is a genomic window of Rossellomorea sp. y25 containing:
- a CDS encoding PhoH family protein translates to MSDEILMKLQLENPNEAIALFGVSDSHLKLIEQELHVSIVTRGEELLVSGKEEDVSLALEVSDRLVAVIRKGINIGQRDVHYALEMGKQGTLEYFTDLYNEEITKNAKGKSIRVKTLGQRQYIHAIKKHDMVFGIGPAGTGKTYLAVVMAVHALKNGQVKKIILTRPAVEAGESLGFLPGDLKEKVDPYLRPLYDALHDVLGAEHTARLIERGTIEIAPLAYMRGRTLDDAFVILDEAQNTTKAQMKMFLTRLGFDSKMIITGDRSQVDLPRGSESGLISSERILKDVKGVSFIYLDQADVVRHPLVAKIIDAYETIEK
- the yqfD gene encoding sporulation protein YqfD, whose protein sequence is MKNQWFTFLRGKVFVKMEGRLIERVINQLLRAGITIWNVKRAGTETITFYLSLEDVHNFRRAVRTSECKVTFLRGQGVPFLFKRSLKNSGFMIGGLAFFVIVFLLSNMVWDIQIKGASPQTEHSIRKELEEMGVSKGKLQFSLPDVENIQRELSYRMNNITWVGVELQGTTFHFQVVEKNAPEPSESSGLQHIVAKKKAIITQMFVEEGDPQVNVNDYVNKGQLLVSGLIGNEKDPKGVSAKAKILGETWYKSNVDLPLKSRFVVFSGNEKRKHYVGVGSFNIPIWGFGKVEYKESIVEENKKNLRFLKWELPIYYIDKSFKEKEDVERTYTKSEAIDAAKKLAKSNLESSLPEDAEVTGEKILQEKVENGKVRVTIHFKVLENIAVGQPIIQGD
- the yqfC gene encoding sporulation protein YqfC, yielding MAKSFLQQMRKWMTQKMDLPEDVMMDLPRVTMIGQIHIYIENHRGLLTFTDREVRLLLKQGQLLIKGEQFVIKMILPEEILLQGKIVEVIYLEQ
- the floA gene encoding flotillin-like protein FloA (flotillin-like protein involved in membrane lipid rafts), with the translated sequence MGPSTILLLVAIVVGIIVLAVLFTFVPVMLWISAIAAGVRISIFTLVGMRLRRVIPSRVINPLIKAHKAGITVTINQLESHYLAGGNVDRVVNALIAAHRANIELTFERCAAIDLAGRDVLEAVQMSVNPKVIETPFIAGVAMDGIEVKAKARITVRANIDRLVGGAGEETIVARVGEGIVSTIGSSDNHKKVLENPDLISQTVLSKGLDAGTAFEILSIDIADVDIGKNIGAELQTEQAEADKNIAQAKAEERRAMAVANEQEMKARVEEMRAKVVEAEAEVPLAMAEALRSGNIGVMDYMNLKNIDADTDMRDSIGKLTGDKNDPKNSKDK
- a CDS encoding nodulation protein NfeD, whose translation is MMILGFSFLQPLLSSAENTKKVYVIPIHKEVEKGLHAFLERAISDAEENNAELIIFNIDTPGGLVTAAGDIGQLLDGVETKTVSFVNNHALSAGAFISLHADEIYMVPNAQIGSAAVIDQAGNAADKKAQSYWLSAMKSAAESNGRDPQYALAMADESVVIEELGIEKGELLTLGSKEAKQVGYSEGTVANLDELYETLGVNKSSVVNVEETFAEKLARFITNPVVVPILLSLASLGLIVELYSPGFGIAGSIGLISLLLFFYGHLVAGLAGYETIILFIIGIALIVAEFFLPGGIAGGLGIGAILASIMLAGGDVVQMGISLLIAILIAVVTMIIFVKVFGKKMKLFNKIILKDSTSTESGYVSNINRLELIGKEGVTKTPLRPSGTVIVDDERIDAVTEGGFIKAGEKVKIVKVEGSRIVVRDIS
- a CDS encoding GatB/YqeY domain-containing protein, whose translation is MSLLNRLNDDMKQAMKNKEKEKLSVIRMLKASLQNEAIKHGNQELSEDEELTVLSREVKQRKDSLQEFQNAGREDLVEKIQTELTYVEIYMPKQLSEEEVSAIVQETVAEVGATSKADMGKVMGAIMPKLKGKADGALVNKLVLQHLS
- the rpsU gene encoding 30S ribosomal protein S21 encodes the protein MSKTVVRKNESLEDALRRFKRSVSKTGTLQEFRKREFYEKPSVKRKKKSEAARKRKF
- a CDS encoding Na/Pi symporter, giving the protein MILHGIAFIFFILCFLLGMTWLRSGLFNIANQKIKKWLHFLTSTPTKGVLTGTIVTAFIHSSSAVMVLTVGLASSGLIPFRQTIGIMLGSNIGTTFTLEMFTLDMNYLIVPSMIIGCILYFFPSPSLRSTGMIFIGFGLIFTSIRAIQWLATPLTSHESLRTYITEVNEHVVLALLIGCILTAIIQSSTVVTGVTMGFLAAGSIDLHAGIAIMLGANVGTCITAFIASIGGGIQAKLTAYAHIWLNVIGVALFIPLIPLLGTVVQSLAGSPDLQLAHASVVFNILCSILVLPFTNQFARFIERIHHPKKS